The Cryptomeria japonica chromosome 2, Sugi_1.0, whole genome shotgun sequence region CATAACTCTaagtgtttaacatttttaaacCTAGAAATCAAACTCCTCAAACGAAATCCACCAAAGTCACACCAAACAATCTTTAAAAAAATCAACATTATTCCTCCACCCCATCCATTGCTTTCCTTATCCTTCCTCGTCTATCATGTTTTCTTCTGCATACCCAATCAAATACAATTTCTTTATTATTAACTGTTTGGCAGTGAATAAAACGAAACATTAGCCACATATTATCTTTCATTCTTGTGTCCTCCTCCCACAATGGCTAAATGCGTCCATGTTCTATGTACCTTTTATTTTAGAAACCGCAGAAAAGCAATCTACTTCTTTCAGTGGAAGTCTTGTGAGAACATGAGAGCAGAACCAAGTTTTTTTTACTAGTACGTTACCAAAACTTGAATTGCAGCCTTAAAATATTCAGAACCGACAGATTATTCAGGGTATCTTTTACGCACACTGTATGTACCAAGCCTTGAATTGCAGCCTTAAAAACATCAGGATTCAAGAGTTCACTGATAGATTGCTATATTATTACTATAAAACTCTGGTATACACCATTTTAATCCCAAAACCAACTAATTTTAGTCGAAACAAAGAAAGTAAATACATTTGTAACGCAGAACAAAATAGCCTCAATTCATGTACAACAAGCTTCATTCACTGCATCTCCAGGGACTCGGAAAAAGACCAGAGGCCGCAAGGGGCACTTCACCTTCGAGTATATGAACCACTTTTCTCATATCAGGTCTTCCTTCTGCTTCAGGATTACAACACAAAATTCCCAATTTCAGCACTGTCTCcatctcatcttcatcaaaatAACCACCAAGCTTTGGATCGGCCGCATCCATTAGCCTTCTGTTGGCATACAACTCCCTCACCCAATCCAACAAAATTTCCTGAGAAGCATCGTAAAAAGAGTCTACAGGGCGCCTTCCACACGCAACCTCCACCATCAAAACACCAAAGCTGAATACATCCGTACTGGTACTGGCCTTTCCTGTGGATACCAATTCTGGAGCAATGTAACCAAGCGTTCCAGCCACACGAGTGGTTTGGGAATTCTCATCATGCCCATAAAGCCGAGCAAGCCCAAAATCCCCCAGCTTTGCATGAAGCTCCGAATCCAACAAAACGTTTGAAGATTTGATGTCTCTGTGCACAACTCTTTGCTCCCATCCTTCGTGAAGATACAGCATCCTGCACCCACATCCTTTAGAATTGCGTACCTTTGAGCCCATCCTAGAACTTGACAAGGATCCCTAAATATCATCTTATCCAGGCTTCCATTTTCCATGAAATCATACACTATGAAGAACTTTTGTCCCCGCCTGCAGTAACCTCTGATTTGCACTAGATTTCTGTGCTGGAGACGACCGAGACTTGAAATCTCTGCTATGAATTCCTTCACTCCTTCACTGGTCTCTCGAAAGATAGATTTCACAGCAACTTGGAGGCCATTAGTAGGAAGGATTCCTCTGTAAACCTTGCCGAAACCCCCAAATCCTATGACTTGCTTCTCTGAGAACCCTTTTGTTGCAATTCTTAAGTCCTTGTAGCTAATTCGGTGAGGCCAATACTCCACCTCCCAATCTTCAATCACGTCTCTGTTattcattcttctaatccaaaCAATTGCAACCATGAGCACGAAGAACACAATGAAAGCTGCTGTTACGCCGACAATTAGTCGAGATTTTATGTTACTGGAATCGGATTGTTTGTCTTTTAAGAATGGAAGAATAGATGCGTTAAAAGCCGGTGCCGTTCCATTTGTACTGAAGCTCCATGCGAGTATATAATGCTCTTGAACAAATCTTCCGGTACCTGCAACGAATCCAACATACATTTCTTCATCGAAAATGTTGGGCAGACTCAAATTCGTCTGAGATATGAGAGGCGTTTCCGGGCGAAGGGAACCAGCCAGTGCTACGGTAACATTGAGCTGCTCTTTCAGATGATCATAGTCAATCCAAACTTGAATATTCTTTCTCCCATTGAGATCTAACTGTACAGACCGGTTGCCATCCCAGAAACTTGAAGATTTAGATTCTACAGAAATAAGAGAGTTGAGATCTACTCCTACATGATTGTCGTCGATGTCGTTGAATTCTGGGTTCATAAATGTGTCGAATTCGACTGCAAAGAGATGATTGAAGGGCTGTCCCATGCTTGTTAAATTGAACAAACCGAGGTACGAACCTGGTAGGCCTCCCAAATGTGTTTTGTTCGGCGTTATGATAAACCACAGTCCTTCTGCGAATTCTGAAACATCTGGAGGAGGAGCCATGGCGAATACGAAAGTGGTGCTGAAGGATAAAGTTGCATTCTTGGAGCCATTTTCTTTCATACGAAGAGGTTCTGAGTATAAAACAGTACCAGTGAGGTATTCTGATTGATTGGTGAGGCGGATGCCTATAAGATCAGGTTCCATTACAGCGCTCCCATGAAAATACAGGGTAGACAAATTCGTAGTCGTTAAGCCACTCAGTCTGGGAAAGACGAATGTTGTCTGAGCTTGGGCAGGCGGCCATGGGCAGATAAAcaggtaaaatacaaggaaaacAGATATGGCTGCCATTGATTCTTTCCTAACTCAGAAAAGGGTTAAATAGCTTAACCCGACAACTGGGTTTGTTCCTTTAAAAAACCAGTAGCATTAAGTCTGTGTACAAGTCCCCAACATTTGTGAGGTAATGGTAGCAAACGTGTACATTCATTTGACAGAGCTTACAGTGCATGCAATTATTTGGAAAAACCTCATTGCAAAAAAAATCACCGGGGTAggtcaaataaatataaaaaatagctATTTTAGGAATATAGCCATGTAGGCCAAGAATGTATATATAAACGAAAAGATATTTCTAtcaataaaaaatatatgtaagTTGAGTGTTAGCTTTTGGTTTACTTCTAAAAATGCATTCCATTTTACCTAATGTTTTTTAATTACATGAAGGTGTATCTTATATGAGATAAACGAATTAACTTTGCAGATCAATGGTTCTAATTAAACGAGAGATGTGTAAGACGATTCAAAACTTGCTCGCCGTTAGATAACCATTTGACATTTTGGCCTTTCATTCATCTCTTTCCGTTTTCCTCGCAGTGCTCTTTTTCCTTCCTCGAAGCATCTAGGCGTGAACTGTGACCTCTGTCTATACAACACCCATATTGTACCATTGAccatgttttttaattaattaataattaaaatagaacagatgtttatttttcaattaattattaaatatggtCAATGATACAATATGGGTGCTAGATAGACCTTGCCTGAACTGTGTGTTTACTCCTACACAGATTCTTGAGATGGTTTATTTCACGGATCTTTAGCGCAGGGTTGCTTTGGATGCCACTTCTATTGTTAACCTAACTCCATGTTTTATGTTCATAGTTTTTCTCGTTGATCTTCGTGCAAAGCTAGGGTTTTGGTGACTGTGAAGGCTCAAATATTGTTTTGCTtatatttctttattattttgatcttaaaaaaattattttcttattacGATTGCATATCTATTTTAAATGTGGACTTTCTTTGTATAACAAGCCTCATGAAAATATATTCCCTCCTATGTTAGTAAAAGCCCTTCCACAAAAGGTATTTAAATTAAGGATTTTTTTTACCATTGTTTTCCATTCCACATGGCCTAATAATAATATCAGACGAAAAAGAGGTAGCGATTACTATTTCtaatataagaaaataaaatatataatgtaaaatataaaatatttattattttgttatatttattttatttaagaaatatttaacataattatatttaaaatagaatattacaaaattaaaaattttattaaatatttaactaattatatgtttattttattcaaaatatagattatatttaaatttattattttacatAATATAAATATAGTATtgtagacgcataaaaatgaccatattcttaaatgaatattttatgttcattcctctattttagttaaatctaatttaactaaatcacttacattcctctatttaattaagtaaattattaatttatttagttaaattcactagaaccttttgcatcatttaattgaataaatcattttatttaattaaacccctttctatctacttttaattaaatttacatttaattaatagtccatcccaaattgaataaatctaatttattcaatttcccaaattgcaaccaaattgaaataaagcaatttattttaattaaatcctattattcctcatccacttgcaaaatcctacatctcccacttgccttctaaacccccttcctaaattcttctagattcttctaatcctaatcaattagcccaaacctattcattatcccctttccctaaatttgaggaggtcacttcccAAAATTGgaataaagtcttcaaaaggcattaaagcctttatccaacaagctaacttgttgaatgcccccaaatttggaaggactcttacaaatttgtccccaaagtcttcaaaccattaatggttaactaatcctttgtggcatggttagagactttttgactaacttaaccctcatctaacccaagggtctcatcaagcatttattgctttgactatggttattcctttaacctttgcacaagagtttaccccttgggtaaaagctttatccaatggataaccctaacctaaccttaacccttgcctcctaaggtaaccatcatgtcttctcaagcatttaatgcttcctacctctcatctcaaccagtcttatgttgacaattgtcaccatttcattggtgaaaattgaaaacatggattgacaactttcaatcttgaccctttatTAACTCTttaaatcttgaccatccattgccctatttttgctataaatagagctctccttcctccatttttatggatccatgcaagcttttagtatctcatttatgctcagtTTTATCAATATATCTAGTCTCTCTCTggaataggaattaatctaataagcattttagagtatttcttttatcattagcttaactcataaactagtatatcatgttaggatagtatttatactaatcttgtcatcttataatctagtttattatatttgtagaatcatgcatagataggatgcattttcataactaaatcaaccataagcatccctcgttcttgcatttgtcatccctaaaccactttgctcaatgatctgagagcaaaggcattggtttgagggaccttgtgagatagagaaccatggaaccaaccttgggaagttgagtcattcttcatgactccataatttgcaccaagaagtcccgtgggtgtgtgagcaagcctctttgagacttcgtttttcaaattttgagtttcatctacccgcttttcccgcatacaattctgctacccaccgtggggccctaccccattaatcaaatcggtttttaaaaataaatacttttgcaggtatgcgggaaacaagaattagcgcgtagggaacatcccttagtgcaTTTGGTGGATCTTTTAGCGCATCCAGCGCACTGTTTGGCCCGTGGGGTCTATTCTCTAGTGCGCACAGTCTTTACCTTAGTGCATCATTCCCACTAAtactttcctgtaggtctcggcgcgggagaaaaacagagtagTGCATCTGGAACACAGTTCAACGCATCGGGTTTGTCCGATAGCGCATCCGGATTACCCTGTAGCGCATCACAGGCAGAAGCAAGAAACAAAAACTGTAaccgaaaataaaaaaaaattagacttgttgaagtccatggGTTTTCTAACAATTTCACTTGGAATTTTGCAGggttttaacaaatttcttgcaggtggGAGCTTAGTTTTAGGATCATTAAATAGTTTAAGGTTTTTaataacttagttaagttagttaagatataaacttcttttgattcttcttaaaattgaactcacttttattttgggctttaaaaaaaaaccacaaaacaaatttttccttgcttttctaggagataATTTTTTTACATTGGGTTATAAAAGGAACAAATCAattttgtttttcaaagttttgcaaacaaatggattaaaaataacttcaccatcctttggtgcataaaaggattcatttttagtttttgcaaagtaaagaatcacaacAAGTCTCAAAAGTCTTTTTCagctaaagagggaagatcttcccctttcaatcaatttcttttgttgacgaaacgtcgtgttcattttgttgaccaagttcttcttTTCAGATTAAACAAATAattgccttgaaaagttaaaaagaacatcatgttttcacggagcaacatctccatataggattaaacaaatcattgctttgaagggttaaaaagaacaatttGATTGCCttatctcgaaagtggaaggtatattctctccccttaactgggtgaccaaaaagccaaaccactcttaagatttctttaattcaagcaataaattctttagcaggtctgccttcccgaggggttgaaaaactcttaaagccattctttggccggtgtgaagggaacgacctaagtgggaaacaactttgaagccaagtgttccaacccactataatcaaaagtggaaagtgacgaaagtccttttcaacggttgcacacagcgattagccttcccccagtatgcttgagatatgtaaagcctttgttctaaaggttgggaagcctcctgagggagtttatcaccaacgaccgaacatgaagcttgattatgaaccttagcatagaaactttgagccgagtcggtaaccagacatttgcaatatcatagtgcaagggtggggaagaatccacccccaagattactcaccatatatctcccaatatagctactcaattgtgaagcaattcactttgggttaatttctggcaaaaggcaaaaaaatgggtaccccctagggggtgacacgactgtttgagctgatggagtatcgagactagtgggctatgatattgcttatgacccttgaataaagagtctgattgaaatgcatgttgtatctaaacctgttgaaacattggggatttgaacacatccttgcagaacatacacttattgtttagattaagaaaaatgattgtctctttggtgtcgtgctttcattcgttatttcagaaaatcatctatcaacattAAAAACTCAGGGTAAAATTCCAAACTTGCAGGAAAACAACCAAGTcggggcagtttagcgcgtaagagcatcttttagcatgtaggaaccatcttttagcgcgtaggaaccatcttttagtgcattaaaCCTTATCTTTAGCACGTAAAATCTTAATAGTGGCGCTTCACCAAAATATAAAAAACCAACAGTTGCAATTGGCGCGTTTTGAAAATAGCTTAGTgcgttgaagcatcaacttagtgcATGAGAGCCAAACTTTAGCACGTAGGGTTTAACTGTTAGTGCATAGAAGGCTCATATTAGCGCATGACCTTTTGAACAAAAGCTGAAACAAAGTTAAACAGTTTTAACTAattagcgcgttgaagcatcaacttagcgcgtgGGGTCTTTCATTAGCACTTTGAGAACGTTCTGTAGCACATtgcgtctctgttttagcgcatagcCAAAACTAGAAAATcaaggggcaaaacagaggtcaattttgaaaattttgagaacaATTTCGAAAACTTTCCTTCATTAACCTGAACTTCATCAAGCAGAAAAACaaaaaacagagtatcaaaagctatttctacGAGCAAGTTTCCATCAAGCAAAGTTGCCTGAAATTtgaaactagtcgcaagataaacatatctatcctatcaaaatcaggaaacatcatcacaagtggcaaacaggtcctttaaatcaaacaaatttctatcccaaaacacacttgttttaaaactccaagttgtcaaatcaagtttccatatcaggaaagcttgtattccatatcatttgacacactttgttgtaagggggcatctaaaccttcactttgataaagtaaaacttgagtttccaaaacaagctcaactaaatccaaaaacaaataaaaggaaaccattgatcgtttgtgcatgactaatcctcatattttgagaagaaagaatatttatcataacactaagttgaagaaacaacaactgagttcttcgaaacttgccaaaagaaataaatttttatacatcaatcgtcaactcttcaaatctcattgaacattccttcatcatatatgattatatcttcaaaacaaaacaaataaatttgacaaggaaccattaaggagtagagcattctgtcagaAGTCCGCATTTAGCCAACAAATAAATTGTGGAGGGAACATCAATCCGGCATTCtttcccgaagagtgcatcacttacaacataccccgaatcgaaccaccaacccctgaacaaaacattgaagaagagctcattccttttgtcacagaaagcttctactagatgcccactatcactcgctctcaacgaaataaacaaagtgaaatgcaatcagaatctagcatgaattagagattatcaaatcctttcgagcgtctaaatctagaggacaccgaaatttctgaagaacttcttcaagaatgtcaagagagcgCTTCATTTAAAAAACTTGTGGAacgactcatggaaaatgacaaggaaaaatatttactcatgctcacaagcaaaggagttgaACTTCCGGAAGACTTGGACACAAACATTTTTAGAACAggatctcaacattatgaatatcaagaatgacaatgagaagAAGAGGCACGTGGCCATGAGAAAGATATTCCTAAACAAAATATACCTGAACAAAACATCccagagcaaaacataccgttccataccccatttcagcctagaattaatgcaagggaagaattcttccctcggcaaaataatgcacctttgattgctcttactcaacaaatgcaaatattacaaagacaaatgcaagacatgcaacaaggaacaacAGTACGATATTCATTAACTGAAAttcatccttatccatttgatagaagattgaacatgataccttttcctccaaactcagacgttcccaaatttgacaaatatgatgggaaaaacgatccccgggatcatgttcaagaattctgtacaatgagtcttgaattcgctcacgatgatacctatttgatgaggttattcccaagaagcttgggagggcaaacaatggaatggttatccaaaatcacacctcccgttagatcattcgatgaactagtcaacaaattcataactcaatattcctataacattcaacatgctatcaccatgttagatgtctgtaacaccaaacagaaaaacaatgaaacattcatggtattccttcaacgttggcggcgtatggtttcgagatatcctcgaggtgtgcctgaaaaggaaaagatggaaattttcatcgataacttgaatagtgagatgagttacatactcaaactccaatgcataccatcttttgctaaattgattgagaatggcatccaagtagaagaggcatgtgtcaagaaaggaacgttgaaatttttcaaagaaggaacaagttcatccaattacaacaaccaaaacaacaacagcttggacaaatccagattctggacccgaaacaaaaacaatggaaatgaaggaggaactgaatgaaatgatccaaaatcaaaacaacccgtgctcgcattatcaggtaaccctcaagctacaaagaatcccaaaggtgctaacccaagcACTAacgcttatgcaccaaataccaatcaagatcaactcaacacaaacaacaccaacaatacccagaacaataacatcaataggggacctaatccaaactcacgaggtaatgcaaacaactttctGAAAAGTATttatacaccactagggcaatcactggagtcagcattgagagaactcctggcaaacaaaattatctctttacctgcAATgagcaactttgaaccacaaattaaaccaccctagtggaatgactcacacttttgtgattttcatcgtaataaaggtcatcaaacaaatgattgcatgaggttgaaaaacattgttcaagacatgatcgatagaggtgatttaacggtcgatggtctcaagacaaatggtgaccatggagctttcaagaatcctcttccaaactacaacaaggatagAGCTTCAACCTCAAgcgatacacatggagctcgtatcaatcacatatacaataacaccatcaatcacatatcagttgagaacaatcaagtcaatgttatcacaatcaaagacaggcgtgaacatgaatccatcaatgCAACAACCATAGCTCAAAAATATGTCACGAAGGGACATATGTCaataacaaacaccatacccaaaattcaatatgatctagttagtcaactgcgcaaaactcctactcaaatatctatagttGAGTTACTGAAATTTTCGCCAatacacaaagacatattggaacaagcgttactagaaacaaatgtacctcaagatctggatgctgacaaattccaaaccatggtggctcatatgacagggcctcataacctcactttttctgagcatgataatatctcattaagccatccacataatactccactccatattgaagtcatggtctataaacaccgagttaaacgagtattaatagatggaggagctggacttaatatttgtaccttaaaacttatctgtgcattaggcttctctgaggagtctattgatccacgcaaaaagatcaccataaaaacatatgatgatgaagaaagatcatctaaaggaacagtggtgttgtcAATCTAGGTAGGAtcgatacaaaaggatactatgtgctaggtcttagacatagacctcacatacaatatcttattaggtcgaccctggatacatgaaatgcaagcaacaccttccacatatcaccagtgtgttaaattaCCCTACGAtcggcaggaggtttctatatcagatGATTATAATCCATTTCAGCCTTGTAATGCTatggggcagcccaagatagcttggttccgcATAGTAGAGAGAAACATAATTCCTCAACACTAGGTCTTCAaaaagaaaagtctacatcactgtctatggatttcaagcagaaaatgaaaatcaaagaacaaggcatgggagaatattctttggaacccatgtatttggccaacttaccaacatcacctagacctcatggattacctacaacatcaacacatcaagaaactcagcccatcaccaagtttgatggcacattcatccaactcgacactctagcacatgaatccgaggaaaaggacatccttagttggctatacaaagatgaggaagaagatagagcagctatcgtggaagtagctataccaacacacctgtatggaaaaggctacttaatcatgcagcaaatgggatacaatggcaaaggacctattggtaagcatcaggaaggcgtcacagaaccattggatcttccttcacaattcagtaaagacaaaaaaggattgggctttgaactcactctgcTACCAAAAAGGGCaccacgcaaatatcaaaaactccagtggaaagcaaagaagaaatacaaggaagactccTGACAGGAGGCACTGTTTGAGTCAGCTGAGACAATATGtaaagaacgtgaacatcaagaacaaaagcaatgtTAAAAGCAACCTATCAATCAAAAGAGGGACACATCTACAAAAGTACATTATATTCATGAACTAATATCTGgcaaagaggaatcacctcctaaTTGTATCATTTctccccgaggagagacaatatatgaacaaatgcaaagagtggaagcaggatctgacaccgaatcagagaaaactatcaaacttgtatcaatcatcaaagacttgttctcaccttacaacataccagttcacaactcTAAAAAAATTTGGGATAATACCTCCGAGatggattccaatgaatatgaatggggtagttgttctaatgttactaaagatatttgtgcaaatagCAGTAATACActcatctctcaagaagaacgcaacacagaatctagaccatttgaatttggtccacaaaatatctatgacgccaaggaaaacgagcaatgacattatgagcaagtctatatggaaaatgataccatcgaagaccttgacgagatccttaacttctttaacacacAGGCCAACCATGATGATgcctctatcttgacacttacaaCAGTCgcacttgatccacctaatgactccttaccacttgtctttcctgacctcatagactgggacgaacttgaaactcatgatataccaattttcccaaatgacgaatccattatccatttctcatgtaccattaacccagaaacagactctacctgtgaacaaagtaatgatgtctgcaaccaagggagtgccaagtctctcagttgcaaaaatgaacaaaataaaggatctactgctgaaaaccagtcaatggcagcactagatcacgcaaaagtaaaaataaaggacgcatctgagggtgaaaacctttttaaggtacctaacgatgggagacttgacactctttttgagcattatcatgagcgatcacccatattgattgagcccactcaatcaatcaacattggtactacagaagcagccaaaactatacaccttgcagaatctctaacagagcaAGAAATATCAGAATTTATTACattctttaaagaaaagcaaatcaactttgcttggtcatatgccaatatgcctgggattgatccacaattaatcatgcatcatttatccattgctCAAGGagctaaactagtcaagcaaaaattgagaaagatgaatccacatgtagcactcatggtcaaagctgaactaaataaactattagatgtcagatttatccgacccatcgactatgccgaatggatttccaacatcgtaccagtatcaaaaccaaatggtagtatcaaaatatgcacttattttagagatgtcaacaaagcctgtccaaaggacgactttcctttgcccagcatcgacataattgtagacctcacagcaggccatgcaatgctatcactaatggatggtttttcaggctataatcaaataaagatagccccggaggatcaagatagaacaacatttacctgtccttagggaacgtattgttggaatgtcatgccttttgacttaaagaatgcaagagcaacttatcaatgagcaatgatggcaatctttcatgacatgatgcataccttcatggaagactatgtggatgatttactagctaaatccttcactagagcagaacatctaagcatcttagaaaatatttttgatagattggaaaaattccaagtcaggctcaaccctaagaagtgtgtctttggggttacattaggcaaattactaggctacatagtttcagttaaaggtattgaagtggatccagcaaaggtacaagccattatggaaatgccaccacctaagaatatcagccaactcagatctcta contains the following coding sequences:
- the LOC131034036 gene encoding L-type lectin-domain containing receptor kinase SIT2 encodes the protein MAAISVFLVFYLFICPWPPAQAQTTFVFPRLSGLTTTNLSTLYFHGSAVMEPDLIGIRLTNQSEYLTGTVLYSEPLRMKENGSKNATLSFSTTFVFAMAPPPDVSEFAEGLWFIITPNKTHLGGLPGSYLGLFNLTSMGQPFNHLFAVEFDTFMNPEFNDIDDNHVGVDLNSLISVESKSSSFWDGNRSVQLDLNGRKNIQVWIDYDHLKEQLNVTVALAGSLRPETPLISQTNLSLPNIFDEEMYVGFVAGTGRFVQEHYILAWSFSTNGTAPAFNASILPFLKDKQSDSSNIKSRLIVGVTAAFIVFFVLMVAIVWIRRMNNRDVIEDWEVEYWPHRISYKDLRIATKGFSEKQVIGFGGFGKVYRGILPTNGLQVAVKSIFRETSEGVKEFIAEISSLGRLQHRNLVQIRGYCRRGQKFFIVMLYLHEGWEQRVVHRDIKSSNVLLDSELHAKLGDFGLARLYGHDENSQTTRVAGTLGYIAPELVSTGKASTSTDVFSFGVLMVEVACGRRPVDSFYDASQEILLDWVRELYANRRLMDAADPKLGGYFDEDEMETVLKLGILCCNPEAEGRPDMRKVVHILEGEVPLAASGLFPSPWRCSE